The region AGACCGCGGCCTGACGGCGCATGTCCCGTCAGCCTTCTCAGCTTGCGGGCAGGCACGGTTCTGGCCTAGCACCAACATCATGACCAACCGGATCGCCATTTTCCTTGCGCTGTTCATCCTCGGCCTGTTCCTGGCCGATCACTACCTGTTCCACTGGGGCCTGCCGCTGTTTCTCGCCCGGCAATTCGCCTCGCTGATCGAATGGGTCAGCTTCTGGCGCTGAACGCGGTCGGCGCCGTCACCCCCGGGTTTCAAGAATCACGCCAGCGCTGCGTGCTCAAGCCAGTTCACCGCGTCCAAAAGCTGGATGTTAGCGCATAACATAAGCAATTGACCCATTTTCCTCACATGGCCTGCCGATCCCGCTCTCGCCATTTGCATCACCGGCGGATCGGCGGTATGGGAAGCCAAATTCATCAGGCGGAGTATGCACCATGGCAGTCAAGGTAGCGATCAACGGCTTCGGGCGGATCGGACGCAACGTTCTGCGCGCGATCATCGAATCGGGCCGCACCGATATCGAGGTCATCGCGATCAACGATCTGGGTCCGGTCGAGACCAATGCCCACCTGATCCGCTTTGACAGCGTGCATGGCCGTTTCCCCGGCACGGTTACCGTCAACGGTGACAGCATCGACGTGGGCCGTGGCCCGATCAAGGTGACCGCGATCCGCAACCCGGCCGACCTGCCCTGGGGCGATGTCGACGTTGTGCTGGAATGCACCGGCATCTTCACCGATGCCGACAAGGCCAAGGTCCACCTGGAAAACGGCTCCAGCCGCGTTCTGGTCTCGGCCCCCTCGAAAGGCGCCAGCAAGACCATCGTCTTCGGCGTCAACGATGACACGCTGACCTCGGAAGACCTGATCGTCTCGAATGCCAGCTGCACCACCAACTGCCTGTCGCCGGTGGCCAAGGTCCTGAACGATGCCATCGGCATCAAGAAGGGCTTCATGACCACCATCCACAGCTATACCGGCGACCAGCCGACGCTGGACACGATGCACAAGGACTTGTACCGCGCCCGCGCCGCCGCCATGTCGATGATCCCGACCTCGACCGGTGCCGCGAAGGCCGTGGGTCTGGTCCTGCCCGAGCTGAACGGCAAGCTGGACGGCGTTGCCATCCGCGTGCCGACGCCGAACGTCTCGGTCGTCGACCTGGTCTTCGAAGCCGAGCGCCCGACCACCGTCGAAGAGGTGAACGCGGCGATCAAGGCGGCCGCCGATGGCCCGCTGAAGGGCATCCTCGGCTATACCGATCAGCCGAACGTCTCGATCGACTTCAACCACGACCCGCATTCTTCGATCTTCCACCTGGATCAGACCAAGGTGCTGGAAGGCAACATGGTCCGCATCCTGACCTGGTATGACAACGAATGGGGCTTCTCGAACCGCATGTCCGACACTGCCGTGGCGATGGGCAAGCTGATCTGAGCGCAAGCCGTCAGGACAAATTGAAAACGGCGGGGCATGTCCCCGCCGTTTTTCATTCTGGCTGTCTGATCTGAACCGCCAGGCCGGGGTGAATGGCGCTTACCGGCTGCCAGTCAGCCGACGCGAATTGGCGCGGGTGCGTTTGCCATAGGGGCGCAGGGCGGCGGACATGACCCGCTCGGCACTGGCGCCGCGGCTGGCGGCGCGGGTCATCGCGAACAGCGATTCGGTCGCGGCGGCCTGTTTCTCGGCGACCATGCGGAAAGGCTCGCCCGGGGACTGGTTCATCATGCCCATCATGCCGAGGACCCGCATTCCGATGACGAATTGCGATTCGATGGCGATGCGGGTCATCTGGCTCATCAGGGCGATCTGGGCCGAGGGAGCAGCCAAGAAATTGAAGGAATTATTCATGTTGCAGCGTCCTTTCCTGTCTCCCCGATTGCACTAACTGCATACGCATCCCTCATTTTACAACCACAACTTTAGGATTGGGTGTAGATGGCTTGGCATTTGTGGCCGCCACGCTATAGAGGCAGGCCATGACCCACAGCATCACGATCCGCCGCCCCGACGACTGGCACCTGCATCTGCGCGATGGCGAGATGCTGGCAGCCGTGGCCCCGCATTCCGCCGGTTTCGGCCGCGCGATCATCATGCCCAACCTGGTGCCGCCGGTGGTGACCGGCGCGCAGGCCGCCGCCTATCGCGAGCGGATCATCGCCGCCCTGCCCGAGGGTGCTGCGCTTCAGCCGCAGATGACACTTTACCTGACCGACACGACCGATCCGGGCGATGTGGTCGCCGCGCATCAGTCGGGCATCATCCGCGCGGTGAAGCTTTATCCTGCCGGGGCCACCACCAATTCGGCCAGCGGCGTCACCGATTTCGACCGGGTGCGCCCGGTACTGGAAGCCATGGCCGAAACCGGCATTCCGCTGTGCGTACATGGCGAGGTTACCGATCCTGCGGTCGACATCTTCGACCGCGAAGCTGTGTTCATCGACCGCGTGCTGGACCCGGTGCGCCGCGCCACGCCGGGCCTGCGGGTGGTGATGGAGCATATCACCACCGCCGATGGCGTCGCCTATGCCCGTTCGGGTGGCGAGGATCTGGGCGCGACGATCACCACCCATCACCTGGTCATCAACCGCAATGCCATCCTCGCCGGCGGCATCCGGCCGCATTACTATTGCCTGCCGGTCGCCAAGCGCGAAAGCCACCGGCTGGCCCTGCGAGAGGCGGCGACCTCGGGCGAGGCGCGGTTCTTCCTCGGCACCGACAGCGCGCCGCATCCCGACCGCGCCAAACTGATGCCCTGCGGCTGCGCCGGCTGCTTCACCGCGCCGAACACCATGTCGATTCTCGCCCATGTCTTCGAGGAAGACGGCGCGCTGGACCGGCTCGAGGCCTTTGCCAGCCTGAACGGCGCCGCCTTCTATGGCCTGCCGCCGAACGAGGATCGCATCACCCTGACCCGGCGCGCCACTCCCGCCACCTACCCCGAAACCATCACCGCCGGCGTCGAGACGGTCACCCTTTTCGATCCCGGCTATCCGCTGTTCTGGCACCTGGAGTCCACATGAGCCTGCCCTACCCCACGCGCGAGGAAATCGCCCGCCTCTCGGCCCGGATGCTCTTGGAAATCAAGGCCGTCGATTTCAATGCCGAGACGCCCTTCACCTATGCCTCGGGTCTGAAGGGGCCGACCTATGTCGATTGCCGCCGGATCATCAGCTTTCCGCGCGTGCGCCAGACACTGATGGATTTCATGGCCGCGACCGTCATGCGCGATGCCGGTTTCGAGGCCTTCGACAACGTGGCAGGCGGCGAGACGGCGGGCATTCCCTTCGGCGCCATGGTGGCCGAACGGCTTGGCCTGCCGATGACCTATGTGCGCAAGAAGCCCAAGGGCTATGGCCGCAATGCCCGGATCGAGGGCGTCATGACCGAGGGCCAGCGGGTGCTGCTGGTCGAGGATCTGACCACCGATGGCGGCTCGAAGCTGAGCTTCGTCGACGCGATCCGCGAGACCGGGGCCAGCTGCGCCCATACGGCGGTGATCTTCTATTACGGCATCTTCCCCGAGACGACCCAGCGGCTGGCCGATCACGGCGTGCAACTGCATCATCTCTGCACCTGGTGGGATGTTCTTGCCGAAGCCCGCGCGCAGGAGGCCTTTGACGCGGCGACACTGGCCGAGGTCGAGACCTTCCTGACCAATCCCCGCGTGTGGCAGGCGGCGCATAGTTGATTTAGTTCAGCTACTTACGATATTTCATCCACAGGTCGTCCACAGGCTATCCACCGCCGCCGGGGCGATCTGATCACATGTTTTTTCGCCGGGCCGCGTTCCCTGAAGGGCCGCGATCGGGTAAGTTTCGGCACAAATCATAACGAGGGCAGGAATCATGGCAGAGGCGACGGCAATCACGATTCGGCAGGCCAGCAAGGACGCCGAAGAACAGGCCGTGCCCTATTCCATCGAGGCCGAGCAGCAGCTTCTGGGCGCGCTGCTGACCAATAACGACGTCTTCGACCGGATCAGCCAGATCATCAAGGCCGAGCATTTCTATGAACCGGTCCATGCCCGCATCTTCGAGATCTGCTCGGACCGGATCCGCAAGAACGCGCTGGCGAGCCCGGTCACCATCAAGGCCTTCATGGACGCCGATTCCGGGCTGAAGGATCTGGGCGGCCCGGCCTACCTGGCGCGGATCGCCGGAGCAGCGATCTCGGCCTATGCGGCGCGCGACTATGCCCAGATGATCCGCGAGTTTGCCCTGCGCCGCGACCTGATCGCGCTGGGGCAGGACATTTCCGCCCGCGCCGCCAGCGTCGTCGTCGATGACGATGCCGAGCAGCAGATCACCGCGGCCGAACAGGTGCTTTACAAGCTGGGCGAACAGGGCACGGCCGAGCGCGGCTTCCAGAGCTTCCTCAAGGCAGTGACCAGCGCCGTCAACGCCGCCAATGCCGCCTATCAGCGCGATGGCGACCTGTCGGGCACCTCGACCGGGCTGGTCGATCTGGACCGCAAGATGGGCGGCTTGAACAATTCCGACCTCATCATCCTCGCCGGTCGTCCGTCGATGGGGAAGACCTCGCTAGCGACCAACATCGCCTTCAACGTCGCCAAGGCGCACAAGATGGGCGAGCGGTCCGATGGCACCCACGGCACCGTCGCCGGCGGCGTGGTGGGCTTCTTCAGCCTCGAGATGTCGGCCGAGCAGTTGGCGGCGCGTATCCTCTCTGAGGCCGCCGAGGTGCCCTCGGAACGCATCCGTCGCGGTGACATGGACGAGGCCGAGTTCCGCCGTTTCGTCGAGGCCGCCCATGCCCTGCAAAGTTGCCCGCTTTACATCGACGACACCCCGGCGCTGCCGATCAACCAGATGGCCGCCCGCGCCCGCAAGCTGAAGCGGACGCATGGCCTCGATGTGCTGATGGTCGACTACCTGCAGCTTCTGAAAGCGGCATCGGCCAAGGACAGCCGGGTGAACGAGGTGAGCGAGATCACCCAGGGGCTCAAGGCCATTGCCAAGGAGTTGAACATCCCGGTCATCGCGCTGTCGCAGCTGTCGCGGCAGGTCGAGAACCGCGAGGACAAGCGCCCGCAGCTTTCGGACCTGCGCGAATCCGGCTCGATCGAGCAGGACGCCGATATCGTCATGTTCGTCTATCGCGAGGAATATTACCGCGAGCGCGAGAAGCCGGCCGATCACGAGCTGGACAAGATGGCCGAGTGGCAGAAGCAGATGGAATCCTGCCACGGCAAAGCCGAGGTCATCCTGGGCAAGCAGCGTCACGGCCCCATTGGCACGGTCGAGCTGTCCTTCGAGGGCCAGTTCACCCGCTTCGGCAACCTCGCCAAGGACCGCCAGACGCAATGGGACTGAACCTGCCGATCCCGGTTGCCACCATCGGCTTGCTGATCGCCTCGAATGTCTTCATGACAGTCGCATGGTATGGTCATCTGAAGTACAAATCGGCGCCGTTGCTGACCGTCATCTTCGTCAGCTGGATGATCGCGTTCTTCGAGTACACCATGCAGGTGCCGGCGAACCGCATCGGCCACGGCTATTTCTCGGCCGCCCAGCTGAAGACCATTCAGGAGGTCATCAGCCTCTCGGTCTTCGCCATCTTCTCCTGGGTTTACCTGGGCGAGCGGCTGACCTGGCAGCATGGCGTCGGCTTTGGCTTCATCTGCCTTGGCGCCTGGTTCGTCTTCCATGACTGGGGCTAGGACAGGCAGCCGGACGCCGCCGCACCTGATGACGCTGGTGGCACTGTCGGGCGTCGCGGCGCTGTCGATGAACGTGTTCCTGCCCTCGCTGCCGGGAATGGCGCGGGATTTCGGCGTCGATTACGCGCTGATGCAGTTGTCGGTCTCGGCCTATATCGGTGCCAGCGCCGTGCTGCAGCTTCTGGCCGGGCCGATCAGCGACCGGCTGGGGCGGCGTCCGGTGGTGCTGTGGTCGCTGGTGATCTTCCTTCTGGCCACGCTCGGGACGCTTCTGGCGCGCGACGCCACGACCTTCCTTGTGTTCCGCATCATTCAGGCCGCCATTGCCCCCTGCATGCTGGTCTCGCGCGCCGCCGTGCGCGACATGTTCGACGGCAATCGCGCCGCCAGCATGATCGGCTATGTCACCATGGGCATGTCGGTGGTGCCGATGATCGCGCCGATCATCGGTGGCGTGCTGGACGAGGCCTTTGGCTGGCGGGCGAATTTCGCGCTGATGGGCGTTCTGGGGCTCGTCGTGCTGGTCTGGGTCTGGCTCGATCTGGGCGAAACGGTCCGCGATGGCGGCGTGCCGCTGCGCCAGCAGATCGCCAACTACCCGGTGCTGGCGCGCTCGGTCCGCTTCTGGGGCTATTGCGCGGCGGCGGCGCTGTCTTCGGGGGCGTTCTTCGCCTATCTCGGCGGCGCGCCCTTCGTCGGTGAGCATGTCTTTGGTCTCACCTCGGCCCAGGTCGGCTATTACTTCGCCGCGCCGTCCATCGGCTATCTGGCCGGCAATTTCATGTCCGGGCGCTTCTCGGCGCGGCTTGGCCTGAACCCGATGATCCTCGGCGGTTCGATCATCTGCTTTGCGGCGCTGGCGGTGGCGCTGCTCGCCGATCTGGCGGGGCTGCATCATCCGCTGATCTTCTTCGGCGCCATCGCGCTGATGGGCGTCGGCAACGGGCTGGTGCTGCCCAATGCCAATGCCGGGATGATGAGCGTGCGTCCCGAACTGGCCGGCACGGCCTCGGGTCTCGGCGGGGCGCTGGCCGTGGCCGGGGGCGCGGTGCTCTCGGCGCTGGCCGGGGCGCTGCTCCATGAAGGCGCCGGGGCGCTGCCGCTTCTGGCCATCATGACAGCATCGGCGCTCGGCTCGCTCGTGGCGATTCTCTGGGTGATCCGGCGAGAGCGGATCCTGACCGACGAGATCTGACCCCCGAATATGTAGGCGGGGCGAACCATATCTTAAGCTTTGCCGGCTAATCTGGCCGGCATGTTCCGATTGCACCGACTTTTTCTGTTCCTTCTGCTGCTGGCCCCGCCGGCTCTGGCAATGCAGCCTCTTGCCTCGAGCAGTTTGCAAAGGCTACACGCCGATTTGCAAAGCGGAGGGGCAATCATGTCGGTGCAAAAGATCTATGCGGGCGTCTCGCTGCGCGAGACCCGGGCGCGGGCCGGGCTGAACCAGCGCGCCTTTGCCGAACGGCTGGGGGTCAGCCTGCCCTATCTCTCGCAGATGGAGAACAACCACCGCCCCATCTCGGCCGGCGTGCTGCTGCGGCTGGCACAGGAGTTCGGCATCGACCTGACCGCGCTGTCCGCCGGCGATGCCGAGCGGCTGGTCATCGACATGCAGGAGGCCTTGGCGGATCCGGTCTTCGATGCCGCGCCTGCGCTCGCCGACCTGCGTCTGGCCGCGACCAATGCGCCGGTGCTGGCCCGCGCATTCCTTGACCTCTACCGCGCCCATCGCTCGGGGCAGGAGCGGCTGGCGGCGCTGGACGAGGCGATCGGCGCGGCGGGCCAGAACGCCACACCCGCCCCCTGGGAAGAGGTGCGGGATTTCTTTCATTACTGCGACAATTACATCGACGCGGTGGACCGCGCGGCCGAGCGTTTCGCCTGCCCCGATGGCCAGCGCGGCGATCCATGGGTGCTGGCGCAAGAGGCGCTGGCGGGTGCGGGTTTCACTGTGCGGATGACCGAACTGCCTGCCGGCGCGGTGTTCCGCCGCGAGGGCCGCGCGCTTCTGGTCAATGCCTCGGCCGAGGCGCCGACCCGGCGCTTCCAGCTGCTGCATCAGGTCGCGCTGGCCCGGCATGGCGAGCTTCTGGAGGCGACACTGGATCTGGCGCGTTTCCGCAGCGAGACCGCGCGCGAGATCGCCCGGATCGGCCTTGCCAACTACTTCGCCGGGGCCGCGCTGATGCCCTATCGCGCCTTCCTGCGCGCCGCCCGGGCCGAACGTCACGACCTCGAGCGGCTTGCCCATCTGTTCGATGCCTCGCTGGAACAGGTGGCGCACCGGCTCTCGACCCTGCAGCGCCCGGCGGAGAAGGGCGTGCCCTTCTTCTTCGTTCGCGTCGATCAGGCCGGCACCATCACCAAGCGCCATTCCGCCACGCGACTGCAATTTGCCCGCTTCGGCGGCGCCTGCCCGCTGTGGAACGTGCATCAGGCCTTCGAACAGCCCGGCCGCTTCCTTCGGCAGATGGCGCAGACGCCCGATGGTGCGCGCTATCTGCTTCTGTCCCGCGATGTCTCGAAACCCGGCGGTGCCTTCGGCGCGCCGGTGCGGCGCTTTGCCATCGGCCTAGGCTGCGAGATCACCCATGCCGCCGGCATGGTCTATGCTGACGGACTGGATCTGACCAACCCACCTTCCTATGAACCCATCGGCATTTCCTGCCGAATCTGCCCCCGGCCCGACTGCCACCAGCGTTCGGTCCCGCCCATCGATCGCAGCCTGCGCGTGCCTGCGGATCGCAACGGTCCTTTACCCTATGAAATCGCCTGACGATTTCATTCAAAGCTCGGCGGGTTTCCGCCGCAACTGGCGTGAATCTGCCCAACTGGGTATAGCCCGGCAGCTAGGCTGTTGCATTGAAGGCACAGCCCCTGTTTACGAAAGTCAGACTGGAACCATAAGGGTCCCGGATCAACGGGACTTGGCAGCTTGGGGACATGCATTGGCTTTTGGGATCACGAACCGTCTGAATTCGTCGCTTGAGCGCTGGCTGCCCGAGCAACGGCTTTTCCTTCGTTCCGACGACAGCACCCGGTTCGTCCGACTGCGCCCGCTGACCCAGTTCGTCGCCATCGGCGGCACCACGCTGGTCTTTGGCTGGGCCATCCTTGCCAGCTCGATTCTCGCCATCGATTCGATCAGCGCCGGCTCGTCCCGCGATCAGGTCCTGCGCGCCCAGAGCGCCTTCGAGGAGCGTCTGGAACAGCTTTCGGCCGAGCGTGATGCCCGCGCCGCCGATGCAGCCGCCGCCCAGAACCGCTTCACCGTCGCGCTGGACCAGGTCTCGAAGATGCAGTCGCAATTGCTGGCCTCCGAGGAAGCCCGCCGCGAGCTGGAGACCGGCATGGGCGCGGTGCAATCCACCCTGCGTACCGCCATCACCGAGCGTGACAGCGCCCAGGACGAGGCCAAGACGCTGACCGCCGCGATCGAGGACAATACCGGCCAGCCGCTGCCGCAGGCCGGTCGCAATGAAGAATTCTCGGTGGCGCTCGACATCCTGTCGGGCGAGCTGAAACAGGCCTCGAGCCAGCGCGCCGAAGCCGTGGCCGAGGCCGAAGAGGCCCGCCAGACCGCCGAAGAGATCGCCGTCGAGCGCGACGAGATCCTGGCCCGTCACGATGAGATCTTCGCCCAGCTGGAAGACGCCGTCAGCATCTCGGTCGAGCCGCTGGACAAGGTCTTCCGCTCGGTCGGCATGAACCCCGATGACGTGCTGCGCACCATCCGCAGCGGCTATTCCGGCCAGGGCGGCCCGCTGAACCCGATCGCCTATTCCAGCCACGGCAATGCCGCGATCTCGCAGGGCGAGACCAAGGCCAACCAGATCATCGTGACGCTGGACCAGATCAACACCTACCGCATCGCCATGGAAAAGCTGCCGCTGGCCATGCCGGTATCCTCGTCCTTCCGCTATACCTCGGGCTACGGCCGCCGCTGGGGCCGCGCGCATGAGGGCATCGACATGGCGGCACCGGTCGGCACACCCGTCAGCGCGACCGGCGACGGCGTGGTGATCTTTGCCGGCCGCCAGGGCGCCTATGGCAATCTGATCAAGATCCAGCACGAGCTGGGCACCGAGACCCGTTACGCCCATTTGTCCAAAATTCGCGTGAAAACTGGGCAACGCGTGTCGCAAGGCGATCGAATTGGTGATATGGGCAATACAGGTCGTTCGACCGGCCCGCATCTGCATTACGAAGTTCGGGTGAATGGTCGGGCTGTCAATCCTATGAGCTTCATCGAGGCAGCAAGCAATGTTCAGTAAATCCCGTGTAACCGACACCGGAAACAAAAACCCGGGCACCCCGGCCCCCAAGGAGGCCGAGATGGCGACCCCGCAACCGGCCCCGGCGATGCCCGAGCGCGCAAGCGACTTCTCGGCGGCTCCTGCCGCCGCGCCGCGCCCGCGAACCACGCCCTCGGTCCTGTCCTCGGACCTGACCGTGACTGGTAATATCCGCACCCAGGGCGATATCCAGATCGAAGGCAATATCGAGGGCGACATCCGCGCCCATCAGCTGATCGTCGGTGAAACCGCCACCATCAAGGGCGAAGTGGTCGCTGATGACGTGATCGTCAATGGCCGAGTCGTCGGCCGCGTGCGCGGGCTGAAGGTACGTCTCTCGGCCACCGCACGGGTCGAGGGCGATATCGTCCACAAGACCATCGCCATCGAATCGGGCGCCCATTTCGAGGGTTCGGTCCAGCGTCAGGACGATCCGCTGTCGGGCGAAGGTACCAAGAAACTGGCCCCGCCGACCGCCGCGAACTGATCGCAGGCTGGTCTGTCAGCATAGAAAAGGGGGCCGCGGCCCCCTTTTTCATGTTCGGCGAACAGCAGAACGAAGTGATCAGTCCGGACGATCCTGCGGAGCGTCCGCAGCCGGAATTACCGCGCGATAGACATGCCAGCTGGCATGGCCCAGCACTGGCAGGGCGATGAACAGCCCCAGAAAGGCCGGCAGGATGCCGAGCGCCAGCACGACAGCGATGACCACGCCCCAGACCAGCATTGGCAGGGGATTGCGAAATACCGCCCGAAACGAGGTGATGATCGCCGTGATGAAATCCACCTCGCGGTCCAGCAGCAGCGGCAGGCCGATCACGGTGATGCAGAACAGCACCCCGGCAAATCCCGCCCCGATCAGCGTGCCGATGGCCAGCATCAGCAGCCCCCGGCCCTGAAACAGCACCTCGGGCGAGGTGGTGATATTGGTCAGCGCCGACAGGCCCATGAACAGCGCGAAGATGGTATGGGCGACGAAGACCCAGAACATGAACATCAGCAGGATCACCATCGCCATGGACGGGATCTGCCGATCCTTCTGGGCAAAGACCACGCCGGCCACCGCCGGCCAGTCCAGCGGCTCGCCCGCCTCGAGCCGGCGGCTGACCTCGTAGAGACCGACAGCGGCGAAGGGCGCGAGAAGGGGAAAACCAACGACGAAGGGGATCAGCCACCATTCCTGCCCCGCCGCCAGAGCCACCGCCGTCAGTGCCAGACCGCCGAGGACATAGAAGGCCGAGAACAGGAGGCCAAAACCCGGAGCTCGGCGGAAATCACTCCAGCCTGCGGCCAGTGCGGCCCAGATCGCCGCCGTTGAAAGTCTCGCCGGTTCGGGGACGACATCCGGGCTGCGCGGCAGCCCCATGGTGACGGGCGTGACAACAGGATCGGGCATGGCGAACTCGCTCGTTTCGCCACAACCTAGAACCGAGTCACGCGCCGATCAACGGGCTTGTCAGGCGAAGCGCTCGCGCAGGGCCACGTCGATATCGGGGGTCACGAATTTCGACACGTCGCCCCCCAGCCGGGCGATCTCTTTCACCAGCCGCGAGGCGATTGCCTGCCGCCGGGCATCGGCCATCAGGAACACCGTCTCGACGTTGGCATCCATCGCCCGGTTCATCCCGACCATCTGGAATTCATACTCGAAATCCGCCACCGCCCGCAGCCCGCGCACGATCACCGAGGCGCCCACATCGCGGGCGCAATGGATCAAGAGGTTGTCGAAGGGATGAACCTGGATCTCGCCGCCGGTCTTGGCGGTGATGGCCGCGCATTCGCTCGTGACCATCGCCACCCGCTCTTCAAGGCTGAACAGCGGGTTCTTGTCCTTGTTGATCGCCACCCCGATCACCAGACGATCGACCAGCGCCATGGCGCGCTGGATGATGTCGATGTGACCCAGGGTGATCGGGTCAAAAGTGCCGGGATAGAGGCCGATACGCATCAACGGGTTCCCTCCGGTTCGTCGCCGCCGTGGCCCAGAAACCCGATCACGCGGGCGATTTCAAGCCATTACCCTCGCAGTCGCGGGCTCAGTTGCCCATGATCATCCCGGTCAGCGCCTCTTTCTCGGCGGCGAGTTCCTTCAGCCGGCCGCTGACGGCATCGCCGATCGAGACCACGCCCAGCATGTTGCCCTCGTCATCGACCACCGGCAGGTGGCGGAAGCGGCCCTTGGTCATGCGGTCCAGAATCACCAGCGCATCCTCGGAGCGGGTGCAGGTCTGCACCTGTTTCGTCATCAGGTCGCTGATCGGGGTGTCCAGCACGGCCGCGCCGTTCTTGCCCAGCTGGCGGACGATGTCACGCTCGGACAGGATGCCGTCGGGGCGCTTGCCATCACTCGAGACGACGACGGCACCGATGCGTAGATCCGACAGGACGCGGACGGCGTCGGCGACGGTATCGGTGGGCTTCACCGTCACGATGGTCGCGCCTTCGACCCCCGGCTTCCCCGAATCGCCCTTCATGGACAGCAGTTGATTGACCAGCATGGGTGCCCCCGTTTCGCGCTTACGTTGAACTTATCTTTTTCACCTTCTGGCGGGCCGTCAAGTCCGCCGATGGTAGCTCGGCCCGAACCAGTGCCTCGAGACGGGTCACTTCGCGCCTCAGAGCCTGCGCCAGCGCCTCGGCCAAGAGGCTCAGGCGACGACTGGCGCGGTCATCGGCATGGCGCAGCAGCCAGAAGCTTCGGGTCAGCGAAATCTCGTCCGTCAGAACCGGCACCACTCCGGGGGTGAAGGGAATGGCGAAATCATGGACGATGCCCATCCCCGCCCCGGCGCGGATGGTCTGCATCTGCACCGAGACCGAGTTCGAGGTGATCGCCGCCGCCTCGACCCCGGTTTCAGCCAGGTAATCCAGTTCGCGGTCAAAGATCAGGTCGGGAATATAGCCGATCATCCGATGGTGGCGCAGATCGGCGCGGCTGGTCAGCGGCGGGCTAGCGGCCAGGTAGTCCCGATGTGCCGCCAGATGCAGCCGGTAATCGACCAGCCGCTGCACCACCAACCGCCCGGTTTCCGGGGGCGAGACACCGATGGCCATGTCGGCCTCGCGTTTCGACAGGTTGAAGACCCGCGGCAGGGCGACGATCTGGATTTCCAGCCCCGGATGGGCATCGGAAAGTTGCCGGGCGACCTGCGGCAGCAGGTAGTTCGCGCAGCCATCCGGCGCGCCGATGCGCAGCTGCCCCCCGATCCCGGTTTCGTGGCTGGCCGCTTCCGAGGCGGCGGTGACCGCCTGCTCGGCCGCCTCGGCCGGGGCCATCAGCCGCGCGCCCTCCTCGGTCAGGGCATAGCCCTGCGGCGTCTTCAGAAACAGCGTGGCCCCGATCGAGGCTTCCAGCCGCGCGATGCGCCGGCCCATGGTCGAGGCATCCAGCCCCAGCCGCCGCCCCGCCCCCGAAAGGCTCTCGGCCCGCGCCACGGCCAGGAATATGCGCAGATCGTCCCAGTCCATGCGCCCCCGGCTTTGCAGAATCGCAAAATGCTTTTGCCAGACTGCCTCTTTTACCGGCATTTCCGCAAGGCTATTGTCGGGCGAGCCATGTATGGAGGATGCGATGAAAGAGATTCATCACTGGATCGACGGCAAGGAATACAAGGGCACTTCGGGCCGCTTCTCGGATGTCTACAACCCCGCCACCGGCGAGGTGCAGGCCAAGCTGTCGCTGGCCACCAAGGACGAGCTTGACGCCGCCGTTG is a window of Paracoccus zhejiangensis DNA encoding:
- a CDS encoding helix-turn-helix domain-containing protein, which produces MSVQKIYAGVSLRETRARAGLNQRAFAERLGVSLPYLSQMENNHRPISAGVLLRLAQEFGIDLTALSAGDAERLVIDMQEALADPVFDAAPALADLRLAATNAPVLARAFLDLYRAHRSGQERLAALDEAIGAAGQNATPAPWEEVRDFFHYCDNYIDAVDRAAERFACPDGQRGDPWVLAQEALAGAGFTVRMTELPAGAVFRREGRALLVNASAEAPTRRFQLLHQVALARHGELLEATLDLARFRSETAREIARIGLANYFAGAALMPYRAFLRAARAERHDLERLAHLFDASLEQVAHRLSTLQRPAEKGVPFFFVRVDQAGTITKRHSATRLQFARFGGACPLWNVHQAFEQPGRFLRQMAQTPDGARYLLLSRDVSKPGGAFGAPVRRFAIGLGCEITHAAGMVYADGLDLTNPPSYEPIGISCRICPRPDCHQRSVPPIDRSLRVPADRNGPLPYEIA
- a CDS encoding M23 family metallopeptidase — translated: MAFGITNRLNSSLERWLPEQRLFLRSDDSTRFVRLRPLTQFVAIGGTTLVFGWAILASSILAIDSISAGSSRDQVLRAQSAFEERLEQLSAERDARAADAAAAQNRFTVALDQVSKMQSQLLASEEARRELETGMGAVQSTLRTAITERDSAQDEAKTLTAAIEDNTGQPLPQAGRNEEFSVALDILSGELKQASSQRAEAVAEAEEARQTAEEIAVERDEILARHDEIFAQLEDAVSISVEPLDKVFRSVGMNPDDVLRTIRSGYSGQGGPLNPIAYSSHGNAAISQGETKANQIIVTLDQINTYRIAMEKLPLAMPVSSSFRYTSGYGRRWGRAHEGIDMAAPVGTPVSATGDGVVIFAGRQGAYGNLIKIQHELGTETRYAHLSKIRVKTGQRVSQGDRIGDMGNTGRSTGPHLHYEVRVNGRAVNPMSFIEAASNVQ
- a CDS encoding bactofilin family protein; amino-acid sequence: MFSKSRVTDTGNKNPGTPAPKEAEMATPQPAPAMPERASDFSAAPAAAPRPRTTPSVLSSDLTVTGNIRTQGDIQIEGNIEGDIRAHQLIVGETATIKGEVVADDVIVNGRVVGRVRGLKVRLSATARVEGDIVHKTIAIESGAHFEGSVQRQDDPLSGEGTKKLAPPTAAN
- a CDS encoding DUF2189 domain-containing protein, whose protein sequence is MPDPVVTPVTMGLPRSPDVVPEPARLSTAAIWAALAAGWSDFRRAPGFGLLFSAFYVLGGLALTAVALAAGQEWWLIPFVVGFPLLAPFAAVGLYEVSRRLEAGEPLDWPAVAGVVFAQKDRQIPSMAMVILLMFMFWVFVAHTIFALFMGLSALTNITTSPEVLFQGRGLLMLAIGTLIGAGFAGVLFCITVIGLPLLLDREVDFITAIITSFRAVFRNPLPMLVWGVVIAVVLALGILPAFLGLFIALPVLGHASWHVYRAVIPAADAPQDRPD
- the coaD gene encoding pantetheine-phosphate adenylyltransferase, translating into MRIGLYPGTFDPITLGHIDIIQRAMALVDRLVIGVAINKDKNPLFSLEERVAMVTSECAAITAKTGGEIQVHPFDNLLIHCARDVGASVIVRGLRAVADFEYEFQMVGMNRAMDANVETVFLMADARRQAIASRLVKEIARLGGDVSKFVTPDIDVALRERFA
- a CDS encoding CBS domain-containing protein; protein product: MLVNQLLSMKGDSGKPGVEGATIVTVKPTDTVADAVRVLSDLRIGAVVVSSDGKRPDGILSERDIVRQLGKNGAAVLDTPISDLMTKQVQTCTRSEDALVILDRMTKGRFRHLPVVDDEGNMLGVVSIGDAVSGRLKELAAEKEALTGMIMGN
- a CDS encoding LysR family transcriptional regulator: MDWDDLRIFLAVARAESLSGAGRRLGLDASTMGRRIARLEASIGATLFLKTPQGYALTEEGARLMAPAEAAEQAVTAASEAASHETGIGGQLRIGAPDGCANYLLPQVARQLSDAHPGLEIQIVALPRVFNLSKREADMAIGVSPPETGRLVVQRLVDYRLHLAAHRDYLAASPPLTSRADLRHHRMIGYIPDLIFDRELDYLAETGVEAAAITSNSVSVQMQTIRAGAGMGIVHDFAIPFTPGVVPVLTDEISLTRSFWLLRHADDRASRRLSLLAEALAQALRREVTRLEALVRAELPSADLTARQKVKKISST